A stretch of Cucumis sativus cultivar 9930 chromosome 2, Cucumber_9930_V3, whole genome shotgun sequence DNA encodes these proteins:
- the LOC101212031 gene encoding 2-alkenal reductase (NADP(+)-dependent) isoform X1, with the protein MAEVENKQVIFKGYIDGVPQLGDFELKIGKLKLEAPKGSGGFLVKNLFLSCDPYMRGRMRDYHDSYIHPFLPGQPIEGFGVAEVVDSDDSNFKPGDIISGITRWEDYSLINKGSIQLRKVEPDDLPLSFHVGLLGMPGFTAYAGFFEVCSPKKSDYVFVSAASGAVGQLVGQLAKLHGCYVVGSAGTKEKVDILKNKLGFDEAFNYKEESDLNATLKRYFPNGIDIYFDNVGGDMLDAALCNMRVHGRIAICGVISQNSISNPKGISNLWNLIPKRVNMKGFLQSDYLHLFPRFYEEVSNYYKQGKIVYVEDIKEGLENAPAAFVGLFSGDNLGKQVVCVARQ; encoded by the exons ATGGCGGAAGTAGAGAACAAGCAAGTGATATTCAAAGGCTACATTGACGGAGTTCCGCAACTGGGAGACTTCGAGCTCAAAATTGGGAAGCTTAAGCTTGAAGCTCCTAAAGGGTCCGGAGGTTTCCTTGTCAAGAATCTCTTCCTTTCTTGCGATCCTTATATGCGTGGCCGTATGCGCGATTACCACGATTCCTACATTCACCCTTTTCTTCCTGGCCAG CCAATTGAAGGTTTTGGGGTTGCTGAAGTTGTGGACTCTGATGACTCCAATTTCAAGCCTGGTGACATCATTTCAGGCATTACACGTTGGGAGGATTACAGcttaattaataaaggaaGTATTCAACTGAGAAAAGTTGAACCGGACGATCTCCCTCTGTCTTTCCATGTTGGCCTTCTTG GCATGCCTGGATTTACTGCTTATGCGGGATTCTTTGAGGTTTGCTCCCCGAAGAAAAGTGATTATGTATTTGTCTCCGCAGCATCTGGAGCAGTTGGTCAACTTGTTGGCCAACTCGCTAAATTGCATGGTTGTTATGTTGTAGGAAGTGCTGGAACAAAGGAAAAG GTTGATATTCTGAAGAACAAACTTGGATTTGACGAAGCTTTCAACTACAAAGAAGAATCAGACTTGAATGCAACTTTGAAAAG GTACTTTCCAAACGgcatagatatatattttgacaATGTTGGTGGGGATATGCTTGATGCTGCACTTTGCAACATGAGGGTTCATGGTAGAATTGCTATTTGTGGAGTGATATCTCAGAACAGCATTTCTAATCCAAAAGGAATCAGCAATCTGTGGAATCTAATACCAAAACGTGTCAACATGAAGGGATTTCTTCAAAGCGATTACCTGCACTTGTTTCCGCGCTTCTACGAAGAGGTTAGTAACTACTACAAGCAGGGAAAGATTGTTTACGTTGAAGATATAAAAGAAGGATTGGAAAATGCTCCAGCTGCCTTTGTTGGACTTTTTTCAGGAGATAACTTAGGTAAACAAGTTGTTTGTGTTGCACGTCAATGA
- the LOC101212031 gene encoding 2-alkenal reductase (NADP(+)-dependent) isoform X3, translating into MAEVENKQVIFKGYIDGVPQLGDFELKIGKLKLEAPKGSGGFLVKNLFLSCDPYMRGRMRDYHDSYIHPFLPGQPIEGFGVAEVVDSDDSNFKPGDIISGITRWEDYSLINKGSIQLRKVEPDDLPLSFHVGLLGMPGFTAYAGFFEVCSPKKSDYVFVSAASGAVGQLVGQLAKLHGCYVVGSAGTKEKVDILKNKLGFDEAFNYKEESDLNATLKRYFPNGIDIYFDNVGGDMLDAALCNMRVHGRIAICGVISQNSISNPKGISNLWNLIPKRVNMKGFLQSDYLHLFPRFYEEL; encoded by the exons ATGGCGGAAGTAGAGAACAAGCAAGTGATATTCAAAGGCTACATTGACGGAGTTCCGCAACTGGGAGACTTCGAGCTCAAAATTGGGAAGCTTAAGCTTGAAGCTCCTAAAGGGTCCGGAGGTTTCCTTGTCAAGAATCTCTTCCTTTCTTGCGATCCTTATATGCGTGGCCGTATGCGCGATTACCACGATTCCTACATTCACCCTTTTCTTCCTGGCCAG CCAATTGAAGGTTTTGGGGTTGCTGAAGTTGTGGACTCTGATGACTCCAATTTCAAGCCTGGTGACATCATTTCAGGCATTACACGTTGGGAGGATTACAGcttaattaataaaggaaGTATTCAACTGAGAAAAGTTGAACCGGACGATCTCCCTCTGTCTTTCCATGTTGGCCTTCTTG GCATGCCTGGATTTACTGCTTATGCGGGATTCTTTGAGGTTTGCTCCCCGAAGAAAAGTGATTATGTATTTGTCTCCGCAGCATCTGGAGCAGTTGGTCAACTTGTTGGCCAACTCGCTAAATTGCATGGTTGTTATGTTGTAGGAAGTGCTGGAACAAAGGAAAAG GTTGATATTCTGAAGAACAAACTTGGATTTGACGAAGCTTTCAACTACAAAGAAGAATCAGACTTGAATGCAACTTTGAAAAG GTACTTTCCAAACGgcatagatatatattttgacaATGTTGGTGGGGATATGCTTGATGCTGCACTTTGCAACATGAGGGTTCATGGTAGAATTGCTATTTGTGGAGTGATATCTCAGAACAGCATTTCTAATCCAAAAGGAATCAGCAATCTGTGGAATCTAATACCAAAACGTGTCAACATGAAGGGATTTCTTCAAAGCGATTACCTGCACTTGTTTCCGCGCTTCTACGAAGAG CTCTGA
- the LOC101212031 gene encoding 2-alkenal reductase (NADP(+)-dependent) isoform X2, giving the protein MAEVENKQVIFKGYIDGVPQLGDFELKIGKLKLEAPKGSGGFLVKNLFLSCDPYMRGRMRDYHDSYIHPFLPGQPIEGFGVAEVVDSDDSNFKPGDIISGITRWEDYSLINKGSIQLRKVEPDDLPLSFHVGLLGMPGFTAYAGFFEVCSPKKSDYVFVSAASGAVGQLVGQLAKLHGCYVVGSAGTKEKVDILKNKLGFDEAFNYKEESDLNATLKRYFPNGIDIYFDNVGGDMLDAALCNMRVHGRIAICGVISQNSISNPKGISNLWNLIPKRVNMKGFLQSDYLHLFPRFYEEQWHKHMLNMDGSSEVA; this is encoded by the exons ATGGCGGAAGTAGAGAACAAGCAAGTGATATTCAAAGGCTACATTGACGGAGTTCCGCAACTGGGAGACTTCGAGCTCAAAATTGGGAAGCTTAAGCTTGAAGCTCCTAAAGGGTCCGGAGGTTTCCTTGTCAAGAATCTCTTCCTTTCTTGCGATCCTTATATGCGTGGCCGTATGCGCGATTACCACGATTCCTACATTCACCCTTTTCTTCCTGGCCAG CCAATTGAAGGTTTTGGGGTTGCTGAAGTTGTGGACTCTGATGACTCCAATTTCAAGCCTGGTGACATCATTTCAGGCATTACACGTTGGGAGGATTACAGcttaattaataaaggaaGTATTCAACTGAGAAAAGTTGAACCGGACGATCTCCCTCTGTCTTTCCATGTTGGCCTTCTTG GCATGCCTGGATTTACTGCTTATGCGGGATTCTTTGAGGTTTGCTCCCCGAAGAAAAGTGATTATGTATTTGTCTCCGCAGCATCTGGAGCAGTTGGTCAACTTGTTGGCCAACTCGCTAAATTGCATGGTTGTTATGTTGTAGGAAGTGCTGGAACAAAGGAAAAG GTTGATATTCTGAAGAACAAACTTGGATTTGACGAAGCTTTCAACTACAAAGAAGAATCAGACTTGAATGCAACTTTGAAAAG GTACTTTCCAAACGgcatagatatatattttgacaATGTTGGTGGGGATATGCTTGATGCTGCACTTTGCAACATGAGGGTTCATGGTAGAATTGCTATTTGTGGAGTGATATCTCAGAACAGCATTTCTAATCCAAAAGGAATCAGCAATCTGTGGAATCTAATACCAAAACGTGTCAACATGAAGGGATTTCTTCAAAGCGATTACCTGCACTTGTTTCCGCGCTTCTACGAAGAG CAATGGCATAAGCATATGCTTAACATGGATGGCAGCTCTGAAGTGGCGTGA